A single genomic interval of Camelina sativa cultivar DH55 chromosome 11, Cs, whole genome shotgun sequence harbors:
- the LOC104721488 gene encoding B3 domain-containing protein REM16 isoform X4, translating to MEENCEDCMQWEEELYWTHFQTLHFSQLLLPGFHHCLVIPQKFSIHCKRKLPQIVTLKSPSGAIYNVKVEQDDVEKTLAFRCGWDKFVKDHSLKGNDLLVFKFHGVSEFEVLIFDGQTLCERPASYFVRKCGHADKTKVSQTGYDQEEHFNSDIDTASAQLPVISPTSTGRVSKEKYPLSGLKKMRGEISNDSLDHKLDIEMISAGGNKALSLAQRVVLPDGFMVVMKRSHVSKCFLTIPYKWCLKNNLLARQEVVMQVDQKKWVMKFNFFGSRGRGGISTGWKKFVQDNNLRESDVCVFEPTNSETKPLHLHVYIFRAAEAESSNNG from the exons atggaagagaATTGCGAGGACTGCATGCAATGGGAAGAAGAACTCTACTGGACTCATTTCCAGACCCTTCATTTCTCTCAGCTCCTCCTTCCTGGTTTCCATCATTGTCTC GTCATACCTCAAAAGTTTTCAATACATTGCAAAAGAAAGCTACCTCAGATTGTGACTCTCAAAAGTCCAAGTGGCGCTATATACAATGTGAAAGTCGAGCAAGATGATGTTGAAAAGACACTGGCATTTCGTTGTGGGTGGGACAAGTTTGTGAAAGATCATTCGCTAAAGGGGAATGATCTATTGGTCTTCAAGTTCCATGGAGTGTCTGAGTTTGAAGTGTTGATTTTCGATGGACAGACCTTGTGTGAGAGACCCGCTTCTTATTTCGTCAGGAAATGTGGACATGCAGACAAGACCAAAG TATCTCAGACCGGTTatgatcaagaagaacattTTAACTCTGACATTGATACAGCATCAGCCCAGCTTCCTGTTATCTCTCCAACTAGTACCGGACGAGTCAGTAAAGAGAAGTATCCCCTTAGCGGTTTAAAGAAGATGCGAGGAGAAATAAGTAATGATAGTCTCGATCATAAACTTG ACATCGAGATGATTTCAGCTGGTGGCAATAAAGCCTTATCTCTGGCTCAGAGAGTCGTTTTGCCGGATGGTTTCATGGTGGTCATGAAACGCTCTCATGTGTCGAAGTGTTTTCTG ACAATCCCATACAAATGGTGCCTGAAGAACAATCTTTTAGCACGCCAAGAAGTGGTGATGCAGGTGGATCAAAAGAAATGGGTCATGAAGTTTAACTTTTTCGGATCACGTGGTCGTGGTGGGATATCAACCGGGTGGAAGAAGTTTGTACAAGACAACAACTTGCGGGAGAGTGATGTCTGTGTGTTTGAGCCAACAAATTCTGAAACAAAACCGCTTCATCTCCATGTCTATATTTTTCGTGCTGCAGAAGCGGAAAGTAGCAACAATGGTTGA
- the LOC104721488 gene encoding B3 domain-containing protein REM16 isoform X2 translates to MEENCEDCMQWEEELYWTHFQTLHFSQLLLPGFHHCLVIPQKFSIHCKRKLPQIVTLKSPSGAIYNVKVEQDDVEKTLAFRCGWDKFVKDHSLKGNDLLVFKFHGVSEFEVLIFDGQTLCERPASYFVRKCGHADKTKGTDFTATSSRSPEIHFNPVDLETTPNQQRLITPPVVDNELEDLIDIDVEIDTMLTPRLVVSQTGYDQEEHFNSDIDTASAQLPVISPTSTGRVSKEKYPLSGLKKMRGEISNDSLDHKLDIEMISAGGNKALSLAQRVVLPDGFMVVMKRSHVSKCFLTIPYKWCLKNNLLARQEVVMQVDQKKWVMKFNFFGSRGRGGISTGWKKFVQDNNLRESDVCVFEPTNSETKPLHLHVYIFRAAEAESSNNG, encoded by the exons atggaagagaATTGCGAGGACTGCATGCAATGGGAAGAAGAACTCTACTGGACTCATTTCCAGACCCTTCATTTCTCTCAGCTCCTCCTTCCTGGTTTCCATCATTGTCTC GTCATACCTCAAAAGTTTTCAATACATTGCAAAAGAAAGCTACCTCAGATTGTGACTCTCAAAAGTCCAAGTGGCGCTATATACAATGTGAAAGTCGAGCAAGATGATGTTGAAAAGACACTGGCATTTCGTTGTGGGTGGGACAAGTTTGTGAAAGATCATTCGCTAAAGGGGAATGATCTATTGGTCTTCAAGTTCCATGGAGTGTCTGAGTTTGAAGTGTTGATTTTCGATGGACAGACCTTGTGTGAGAGACCCGCTTCTTATTTCGTCAGGAAATGTGGACATGCAGACAAGACCAAAGGTACTGATTTTACTGCTACCTCTTCGAGATCACCTgagatacattttaaccctgtTGATCTTGAAACTACACCAAACCAGCAACGTCTTATAACTCCTCCAGTAGTTGATAATGAGCTAGAAGACCTCATTGACATTGATGTTGAAATTGACACAATGCTAACTCCGCGTCTTGTAGTATCTCAGACCGGTTatgatcaagaagaacattTTAACTCTGACATTGATACAGCATCAGCCCAGCTTCCTGTTATCTCTCCAACTAGTACCGGACGAGTCAGTAAAGAGAAGTATCCCCTTAGCGGTTTAAAGAAGATGCGAGGAGAAATAAGTAATGATAGTCTCGATCATAAACTTG ACATCGAGATGATTTCAGCTGGTGGCAATAAAGCCTTATCTCTGGCTCAGAGAGTCGTTTTGCCGGATGGTTTCATGGTGGTCATGAAACGCTCTCATGTGTCGAAGTGTTTTCTG ACAATCCCATACAAATGGTGCCTGAAGAACAATCTTTTAGCACGCCAAGAAGTGGTGATGCAGGTGGATCAAAAGAAATGGGTCATGAAGTTTAACTTTTTCGGATCACGTGGTCGTGGTGGGATATCAACCGGGTGGAAGAAGTTTGTACAAGACAACAACTTGCGGGAGAGTGATGTCTGTGTGTTTGAGCCAACAAATTCTGAAACAAAACCGCTTCATCTCCATGTCTATATTTTTCGTGCTGCAGAAGCGGAAAGTAGCAACAATGGTTGA
- the LOC104721488 gene encoding B3 domain-containing protein REM16 isoform X5 encodes MEENCEDCMQWEEELYWTHFQTLHFSQLLLPGFHHCLVIPQKFSIHCKRKLPQIVTLKSPSGAIYNVKVEQDDVEKTLAFRCGWDKFVKDHSLKGNDLLVFKFHGVSEFEVLIFDGQTLCERPASYFVRKCGHADKTKASAQLPVISPTSTGRVSKEKYPLSGLKKMRGEISNDSLDHKLDIEMISAGGNKALSLAQRVVLPDGFMVVMKRSHVSKCFLTIPYKWCLKNNLLARQEVVMQVDQKKWVMKFNFFGSRGRGGISTGWKKFVQDNNLRESDVCVFEPTNSETKPLHLHVYIFRAAEAESSNNG; translated from the exons atggaagagaATTGCGAGGACTGCATGCAATGGGAAGAAGAACTCTACTGGACTCATTTCCAGACCCTTCATTTCTCTCAGCTCCTCCTTCCTGGTTTCCATCATTGTCTC GTCATACCTCAAAAGTTTTCAATACATTGCAAAAGAAAGCTACCTCAGATTGTGACTCTCAAAAGTCCAAGTGGCGCTATATACAATGTGAAAGTCGAGCAAGATGATGTTGAAAAGACACTGGCATTTCGTTGTGGGTGGGACAAGTTTGTGAAAGATCATTCGCTAAAGGGGAATGATCTATTGGTCTTCAAGTTCCATGGAGTGTCTGAGTTTGAAGTGTTGATTTTCGATGGACAGACCTTGTGTGAGAGACCCGCTTCTTATTTCGTCAGGAAATGTGGACATGCAGACAAGACCAAAG CATCAGCCCAGCTTCCTGTTATCTCTCCAACTAGTACCGGACGAGTCAGTAAAGAGAAGTATCCCCTTAGCGGTTTAAAGAAGATGCGAGGAGAAATAAGTAATGATAGTCTCGATCATAAACTTG ACATCGAGATGATTTCAGCTGGTGGCAATAAAGCCTTATCTCTGGCTCAGAGAGTCGTTTTGCCGGATGGTTTCATGGTGGTCATGAAACGCTCTCATGTGTCGAAGTGTTTTCTG ACAATCCCATACAAATGGTGCCTGAAGAACAATCTTTTAGCACGCCAAGAAGTGGTGATGCAGGTGGATCAAAAGAAATGGGTCATGAAGTTTAACTTTTTCGGATCACGTGGTCGTGGTGGGATATCAACCGGGTGGAAGAAGTTTGTACAAGACAACAACTTGCGGGAGAGTGATGTCTGTGTGTTTGAGCCAACAAATTCTGAAACAAAACCGCTTCATCTCCATGTCTATATTTTTCGTGCTGCAGAAGCGGAAAGTAGCAACAATGGTTGA
- the LOC104721488 gene encoding B3 domain-containing protein REM16 isoform X1: MEENCEDCMQWEEELYWTHFQTLHFSQLLLPGFHHCLVIPQKFSIHCKRKLPQIVTLKSPSGAIYNVKVEQDDVEKTLAFRCGWDKFVKDHSLKGNDLLVFKFHGVSEFEVLIFDGQTLCERPASYFVRKCGHADKTKGTDFTATSSRSPEIHFNPGDVETSPNQQRLISPPVVDINELEDLIDIDVEIDTMLTPRLVVSQTGYDQEEHFNSDIDTASAQLPVISPTSTGRVSKEKYPFSGLKKMRGEISNDSLDHKPDIEMISAGGNKALSLAQRVVLPDGFMVVMKRSHVSKCFLTIPYKWCLKNNLLARQEVVMQVDQKKWVMKFNFFGSRGRGGISTGWKKFVQDNNLRESDVCVFEPTNSETKPLHLHVYIFRAAEAESSNNG; encoded by the exons atggaagagaATTGCGAGGACTGCATGCAATGGGAAGAAGAACTCTACTGGACTCATTTCCAGACCCTTCATTTCTCTCAGCTCCTCCTTCCTGGTTTCCATCATTGTCTC GTCATACCTCAAAAGTTTTCAATACATTGCAAAAGAAAGCTACCTCAGATTGTGACTCTCAAAAGTCCAAGTGGCGCTATATACAATGTGAAAGTCGAGCAAGATGATGTTGAAAAGACACTGGCATTTCGTTGTGGGTGGGACAAGTTTGTGAAAGATCATTCGCTAAAGGGGAATGATCTATTGGTCTTCAAGTTCCATGGAGTGTCTGAGTTTGAAGTGTTGATTTTCGATGGACAGACCTTGTGTGAGAGACCCGCTTCTTATTTCGTCAGGAAATGTGGACATGCAGACAAGACCAAAG GTACTGATTTTACTGCTACCTCTTCGAGATCACCTgagatacattttaaccctggTGATGTTGAAACTTCACCAAACCAGCAACGTCTTATATCTCCTCCAGTAGTTGATATTAATGAGCTAGAAGACCTCATTGACATTGATGTTGAAATTGACACAATGCTAACTCCGCGTCTTGTAGTATCTCAGACCGGTTatgatcaagaagaacattTTAACTCTGACATTGATACAGCATCTGCCCAGCTTCCTGTTATCTCTCCAACTAGTACCGGACGAGTCAGTAAAGAGAAGTATCCCTTTAGCGGTTTAAAGAAGATGCGAGGAGAAATAAGTAATGATAGTCTCGATCATAAACCTG ACATCGAGATGATTTCAGCTGGTGGCAATAAAGCCTTATCTCTGGCTCAGAGAGTCGTTTTGCCGGATGGTTTCATGGTGGTCATGAAACGCTCTCATGTGTCGAAGTGTTTTCTG ACAATCCCATACAAATGGTGCCTGAAGAACAATCTTTTAGCACGCCAAGAAGTGGTGATGCAGGTGGATCAAAAGAAATGGGTCATGAAGTTTAACTTTTTCGGATCACGTGGTCGTGGTGGGATATCAACCGGGTGGAAGAAGTTTGTACAAGACAACAACTTGCGGGAGAGTGATGTCTGTGTGTTTGAGCCAACAAATTCTGAAACAAAACCGCTTCATCTCCATGTCTATATTTTTCGTGCTGCAGAAGCGGAAAGTAGCAACAATGGTTGA
- the LOC104721488 gene encoding B3 domain-containing protein REM16 isoform X3: protein MEENCEDCMQWEEELYWTHFQTLHFSQLLLPGFHHCLVIPQKFSIHCKRKLPQIVTLKSPSGAIYNVKVEQDDVEKTLAFRCGWDKFVKDHSLKGNDLLVFKFHGVSEFEVLIFDGQTLCERPASYFVRKCGHADKTKGTDFTATSSRSPEIHFNPGDVETSPNQQRLISPPVVDINELEDLIDIDVEIDTMLTPRLVVSQTGYDQEEHFNSDIDTASAQLPVISPTSTGRVSKEKYPFSGLKKMRGEISNDSLDHKPAGGNKALSLAQRVVLPDGFMVVMKRSHVSKCFLTIPYKWCLKNNLLARQEVVMQVDQKKWVMKFNFFGSRGRGGISTGWKKFVQDNNLRESDVCVFEPTNSETKPLHLHVYIFRAAEAESSNNG, encoded by the exons atggaagagaATTGCGAGGACTGCATGCAATGGGAAGAAGAACTCTACTGGACTCATTTCCAGACCCTTCATTTCTCTCAGCTCCTCCTTCCTGGTTTCCATCATTGTCTC GTCATACCTCAAAAGTTTTCAATACATTGCAAAAGAAAGCTACCTCAGATTGTGACTCTCAAAAGTCCAAGTGGCGCTATATACAATGTGAAAGTCGAGCAAGATGATGTTGAAAAGACACTGGCATTTCGTTGTGGGTGGGACAAGTTTGTGAAAGATCATTCGCTAAAGGGGAATGATCTATTGGTCTTCAAGTTCCATGGAGTGTCTGAGTTTGAAGTGTTGATTTTCGATGGACAGACCTTGTGTGAGAGACCCGCTTCTTATTTCGTCAGGAAATGTGGACATGCAGACAAGACCAAAG GTACTGATTTTACTGCTACCTCTTCGAGATCACCTgagatacattttaaccctggTGATGTTGAAACTTCACCAAACCAGCAACGTCTTATATCTCCTCCAGTAGTTGATATTAATGAGCTAGAAGACCTCATTGACATTGATGTTGAAATTGACACAATGCTAACTCCGCGTCTTGTAGTATCTCAGACCGGTTatgatcaagaagaacattTTAACTCTGACATTGATACAGCATCTGCCCAGCTTCCTGTTATCTCTCCAACTAGTACCGGACGAGTCAGTAAAGAGAAGTATCCCTTTAGCGGTTTAAAGAAGATGCGAGGAGAAATAAGTAATGATAGTCTCGATCATAAACCTG CTGGTGGCAATAAAGCCTTATCTCTGGCTCAGAGAGTCGTTTTGCCGGATGGTTTCATGGTGGTCATGAAACGCTCTCATGTGTCGAAGTGTTTTCTG ACAATCCCATACAAATGGTGCCTGAAGAACAATCTTTTAGCACGCCAAGAAGTGGTGATGCAGGTGGATCAAAAGAAATGGGTCATGAAGTTTAACTTTTTCGGATCACGTGGTCGTGGTGGGATATCAACCGGGTGGAAGAAGTTTGTACAAGACAACAACTTGCGGGAGAGTGATGTCTGTGTGTTTGAGCCAACAAATTCTGAAACAAAACCGCTTCATCTCCATGTCTATATTTTTCGTGCTGCAGAAGCGGAAAGTAGCAACAATGGTTGA
- the LOC104721490 gene encoding cell division cycle 20.2, cofactor of APC complex-like, with protein sequence MDAGMSTPSYLKAQTRCPLQEHFLPRKSSKENLDRFIPNRSAMDFDYAHYALMEGRKGKDQSAAVSSPSKEAYRKQLAETMNLNHTRILAFRNKPQAPVDLLPTHHSASLHQQPKSVKPRRYIPQTSERTLDAPDIVDDFYLNLLDWGSANVLAIALDHTVYLWDASTGSTSELVTIDEEKGPVTSINWAPDGRHVAIGLNNSEVQLWDSASNRQLRTLNGCHQSRVGSLAWNNHILTTGGMDGQIVNNDVRIRSHIVETYRGHTQEVCGLKWSGSGQQLASGGNDNVVHIWDRSVASSNSTTQWLHRLEEHTSAVKALAWCPFQANLLATGGGGGDRTIKFWNSHTGACLNSVDTGSQVCSLLWSKNERELLSSHGFTQNQLTLWKYPSMVKMAELTGHTSRVLYMAQSPDGCTVASAAGDETLRFWNVFGVPETTKKAAPKTALEPFSHVNRIR encoded by the exons ATGGATGCAGGTATGAGCACTCCTTCTTACTTAAAGGCGCAGACTCGTTGCCCTCTTCAAGAACACTTCCTTCCCAGGAAAAGTTCCAAGGAAAAC CTGGACAGGTTCATACCCAACAGATCAGCTATGGATTTCGATTATGCACACTACGCCCTTATGGAAGGTAGAAAAGGTAAGGATCAATCAGCAGCGGTTAGTTCACCATCCAAGGAGGCCTACAGGAAGCAGTTAGCTGAGACCATGAACCTCAACCACACTCGGATCCTCGCCTTCAGAAACAAACCTCAAGCTCCTGTAGATCTTCTTCCCACCCATCACTCTGCTTCTCTTCACCAGCAGCCTAAATCTGTAAAGCCTCGCAGATACATTCCTCAG ACTTCTGAGAGAACCTTGGATGCACCTGACATTGTGGATGATTTCTACCTCAACTTGCTTGATTGGGGAAGTGCAAATGTCTTGGCCATAGCCTTGGACCACACTGTCTACTTATGGGATGCTTCCACTGGTTCTACATCCGAGCTTGTCACCATCGATGAAGAGAAGGGACCTGTTACAAGTATCAACTGGGCGCCTGATGGTCGTCATGTTGCTATTGGACTCAACAACTCTGAAGTCCAGCTCTGGGATTCTGCTTCTAACCGCCAA CTGAGAACATTGAATGGTTGCCACCAATCAAGAGTAGGATCATTGGCATGGAACAATCACATCCTGACTACTGGAGGAATGGACGGGCAGATTGTCAACAACGATGTACGGATCAGATCACATATTGTGGAAACTTACAGAGGTCACACTCAAGAGGTTTGTGGTCTGAAGTGGTCAGGATCTGGACAGCAGCTAGCGAGTGGTGGCAACGACAATGTGGTGCACATATGGGATCGTTCTGTCGCCTCCTCAAACTCAACCACACAATGGCTGCACAGGCTTGAGGAACATACATCTGCTGTGAAAGCTCTTGCGTGGTGCCCTTTCCAAGCGAATTTGCTTGCtactggtggtggtggaggagacagGACCATCAAGTTCTGGAACAGTCACACCGGAGCTTGCCTGAATTCAGTAGACACTGGTTCCCAAGTTTGTTCGTTGTTATGGAGCAAGAATGAAAGAGAGTTGCTTAGTTCACATGGGTTTACGCAGAATCAGCTTACACTCTGGAAGTACCCATCCATGGTGAAAATGGCTGAGCTCACCGGTCATACATCAAGAGTCCTATATATGGCTCAg AGTCCGGATGGTTGTACCGTGGCTTCAGCAGCAGGTGACGAAACTCTGAGATTTTGGAATGTTTTTGGAGTACCAGAGACCACCAAAAAAGCTGCTCCAAAAACTGCTTTGGAGCCATTTTCTCATGTGAATCGTATTCGTTGA
- the LOC104721491 gene encoding putative pectinesterase/pectinesterase inhibitor 45, with protein sequence MAFQDFDKIQERVNAERKRKFRKRIILGFVSALVVVAAIIGGAFAYVTYGNKTHEQAKTTNNKTKDTPKKSESPSQKPPSSAAQTVKPGQVDKIIQTLCHSTLYKPVCEKTLKNGTKKDTPLSDPRRLLESAIVAVNEDLDRVFKKVLSLKTENKDDKDAIAQCKLLVDEAKEELGTSAKRINDTEVNNFAKVAPYLDSWLSAVMSYQESCVDGFEEGKLKTEIRKNFNSSQVLTSNSLAMIKSLDGYLTSVPKVKTRHLLESRSLAVQTDHTTSWLSKKERRMLKAVDVKALKPNATVAKDGSGKFTTINDALKAMPAKYQGRYIIYVKHGVYDESVIVDKKKANVTMIGDGSQKTIVTGNKSHAKKIQTFLTATFVAQGEGFMAQSMGFRNTAGPEGHQAVAIRVQSDRSVFLNCRFEGYQDTLHAYTHRQYYKSCVIVGTVDFIFGDAAAIFQNCDIFIRKGSPGQKNTVTAQGRVDKFQTTGFVIHNCTIAPNEDLKPAKAQFKSYLGRPWKKHSRTVVMESTIEDVIDPVGWLRWQETDYAVDTLFYAEYKNDGPSGATASRVKWPGFRVIKKEEAMKYTVGPFLQGEWINGIGSPVKFGLYEA encoded by the exons ATGGCTTTTCAAGACTTCGACAAGATTCAAGAACGCGTAAATGCAGAGAGAAAACGTAAATTCAGGAAGAGAATCATCTTGGGATTCGTCTCTGcgcttgttgttgttgctgccaTTATTGGAGGTGCTTTTGCTTATGTTACATATGGAAACAAAACTCATGAACAAGCGAAaactacaaacaacaaaaccaaggATACCCCCAAGAAAAGCGAGAGCCCTAGCCAGAAACCTCCATCATCCGCTGCACAAACTGTGAAACCTGGCCAAGTCGATAAAATTATCCAAACTCTTTGCCATTCAACTCTTTACAAACCAGTTTGCGAGAAAACTCTTAAAAATGGGACAAAGAAAGATACTCCTTTATCTGATCCTAGGAGACTTTTAGAATCTGCGATTGTAGCTGTCAATGAAGATCTAGACAGAGTATTCAAAAAGGTTTTGAGCCTgaaaacagagaacaaagacGACAAAGACGCTATAGCGCAGTGCAAGTTGCTTGTGGATGAAGCTAAGGAAGAACTTGGCACCTCTGCGAAAAGAATCAACGACACTGAGGTTAATAACTTTGCGAAAGTAGCTCCCTATTTGGACAGTTGGCTAAGCGCAGTCATGTCTTATCAAGAGTCATGTGTCGATGGATTTGAAGAAGGGAAACTCAAAACCGAGATACGTAAGAATTTCAATTCTTCTCAAGTTTTGACAAGCAATTCACTCGCGATGATAAAATCTTTAGACGGATACCTTACCTCGGTTCCAAAGGTTAAAACGCGACATCTTCTTGAATCAAGATCTTTAGCTGTACAAACAGATCATACTACGTCTTGGTTAAGCAAGAAGGAGAGACGAATGTTAAAAGCTGTTGATGTGAAAGCTTTGAAACCTAATGCTACAGTTGCTAAAGATGGCAGCGGAAAGTTCACAACCATTAACGATGCACTTAAAGCCATGCCTGCTAAGTACCAAGGAAG GTATATTATCTATGTCAAACATGGAGTTTATGATGAATCTGTGATTGTTGACAAGAAGAAAGCTAATGTTACAATGATCGGTGATGGATCACAGAAGACGATCGTGACGGGAAACAAAAGCCACGCTAAGAAAATTCAAACGTTCCTCACAGCAACATTTG TGGCACAAGGAGAAGGATTCATGGCACAATCCATGGGGTTTAGGAACACGGCTGGGCCAGAGGGACACCAAGCGGTCGCAATACGTGTCCAATCCGACCGTTCGGTTTTCCTAAACTGTCGATTTGAAGGTTACCAAGACACATTACACGCGTACACGCACCGCCAATATTACAAAAGTTGTGTTATTGTCGGAACAGTCGACTTCATCTTTGGTGATGCGGCCGCCATATTCCAGAACTGTGACATCTTTATCAGAAAAGGTTCACCAGGTCAGAAGAACACGGTGACGGCTCAAGGACGAGTGGATAAGTTTCAGACGACAGGCTTTGTGATTCACAATTGTACAATAGCTCCAAACGAAGATCTGAAACCCGCAAAGGCACAGTTCAAGAGCTACCTTGGCCGGCCGTGGAAAAAACATTCTCGAACCGTCGTGATGGAATCAACAATCGAGGATGTGATCGATCCTGTTGGTTGGTTGAGATGGCAAGAGACGGATTATGCTGTCGATACATTATTTTACGCGGAATACAAGAACGACGGTCCAAGCGGAGCAACCGCTTCTAGGGTTAAGTGGCCTGGTTTTAGGGttattaaaaaggaagaagcgaTGAAATATACGGTGGGACCATTCTTACAAGGGGAATGGATCAATGGGATAGGGTCTCCGGTTAAGTTTGGCCTTTATGAAGCTTGA